From a single Bacillus pseudomycoides DSM 12442 genomic region:
- a CDS encoding helix-turn-helix domain-containing protein translates to MSIFGARVKTLRLEAGWSMKQLGEEIGQVTGTSFAQTTVSNWENKGAEPPYSVLIVIANLFRVSTDYLVGNTQDIQDNIFVVEENKKYKDINIEEKEDNESPELPFITTDLYKDLLTLPVNKKEQLEKQLHEYTEFISYKYNKLQEEYDNFRKYIQYEIKATSSDS, encoded by the coding sequence ATGAGTATTTTTGGTGCACGTGTGAAAACACTAAGATTAGAGGCTGGTTGGAGTATGAAACAATTGGGAGAAGAAATAGGACAGGTCACCGGAACAAGTTTTGCTCAAACTACGGTCAGCAACTGGGAAAATAAAGGTGCTGAACCCCCATATAGCGTATTAATAGTTATAGCAAACCTCTTCAGAGTAAGTACTGATTATCTGGTCGGCAACACTCAGGATATTCAAGATAATATATTTGTAGTAGAAGAAAACAAAAAATATAAGGATATCAATATAGAAGAAAAAGAGGATAATGAAAGCCCAGAACTACCTTTTATAACAACTGATCTTTATAAAGATCTACTTACATTACCAGTAAACAAAAAAGAACAATTAGAAAAGCAACTTCATGAGTACACAGAATTTATTAGTTATAAATATAATAAGTTACAAGAAGAGTATGATAATTTTAGAAAATACATTCAATACGAAATTAAAGCCACTAGTTCAGATAGCTAG
- a CDS encoding LPD25 domain-containing protein, whose amino-acid sequence MLEVMFTKSAIPEIKSFQKMSLQDACKITYQLEQALQEQENIIHVDFHILDQNSDEMYAGTLSLGSGYASHLYEHVENKLSAMEMDEEQEEQKEELLELMGQEIEEFLKEIAPPEEVKEPEENNGARGKQHANEELPLEKGNKNKKHLFQIIGGAVGGIVVGAVSVFSLYTVPTNSVEARTNQPDTHLVKGLQQASIQQYPKAIQEFEKLDYKGLDKESQKAVLFSYLLSGKANKAIQYEANFAESVVAYYIGIDNTKKINEIDIKNDVIDFEKAALNKKYKDVIRLKAKVNMDGRREKLVAEAYVNQKKFDDCFAFAKTQGNKTLMKEVKELQKKDVGQSTLSEEEKKAKIEKIDKELSEI is encoded by the coding sequence ATGTTAGAAGTCATGTTTACCAAAAGTGCAATACCAGAGATTAAAAGTTTTCAAAAGATGTCGTTACAGGATGCTTGTAAGATTACGTACCAACTTGAACAAGCGTTACAGGAACAAGAAAATATCATCCATGTAGATTTCCACATATTAGATCAAAACAGTGATGAAATGTATGCAGGGACATTGTCCTTAGGTTCTGGTTATGCTTCTCATTTGTATGAACATGTAGAGAATAAATTGTCTGCCATGGAAATGGATGAAGAGCAAGAGGAACAAAAAGAAGAACTGTTAGAACTGATGGGACAAGAGATTGAAGAGTTTTTAAAGGAAATTGCTCCACCTGAAGAGGTAAAAGAACCAGAAGAAAACAACGGAGCTAGAGGGAAACAACATGCTAATGAAGAGCTTCCTTTAGAAAAAGGAAACAAGAACAAAAAACATCTGTTTCAAATTATTGGAGGAGCAGTTGGAGGGATTGTAGTAGGAGCTGTAAGTGTTTTTTCCTTGTATACTGTCCCAACAAATTCAGTTGAGGCAAGAACCAATCAGCCGGATACACATTTAGTAAAAGGGCTTCAACAAGCTTCTATTCAGCAATATCCAAAGGCAATTCAAGAGTTTGAAAAACTGGATTATAAAGGACTAGATAAGGAAAGTCAAAAGGCAGTGTTATTTTCTTACCTATTAAGTGGAAAGGCAAATAAGGCCATACAGTATGAAGCGAATTTTGCTGAGAGTGTTGTAGCTTACTATATCGGAATCGACAATACGAAAAAAATAAATGAAATTGATATTAAAAATGATGTGATTGATTTTGAAAAGGCGGCACTCAATAAGAAATATAAGGATGTGATCCGATTAAAAGCAAAGGTCAATATGGATGGTAGACGTGAAAAGCTTGTAGCTGAAGCTTATGTGAATCAGAAAAAATTTGATGATTGCTTTGCCTTTGCAAAAACACAAGGAAATAAAACTCTTATGAAAGAGGTAAAAGAGTTACAAAAAAAGGATGTGGGGCAATCCACTCTTAGCGAAGAAGAAAAGAAAGCGAAAATCGAAAAAATTGATAAGGAATTAAGCGAGATCTAA
- a CDS encoding DUF3967 domain-containing protein, producing the protein MQERSFWTKEVAEHLKIGTSTLRKWCLALEQENYLFVKGAKNSRAFVQKDIQVLEQMKKLIQEAGMSIESTVKVVLSVPFIEDKGNNVSEENNRTPGVLPENTITVNKEFMEQLLQEQILLKEKIQQLERLELMNAERLERIENRYDERASLLLTHIREIQETKQLIVASQNKEEKKWWNFWK; encoded by the coding sequence TTGCAAGAACGCTCGTTTTGGACAAAAGAAGTTGCGGAACACTTAAAGATAGGAACCAGTACGCTGAGAAAATGGTGTTTAGCTTTAGAACAAGAAAACTACTTATTTGTTAAAGGTGCAAAAAATAGTCGTGCTTTTGTTCAAAAAGATATTCAAGTACTAGAACAGATGAAAAAGCTGATCCAAGAAGCTGGGATGAGCATTGAAAGTACTGTGAAAGTTGTTTTATCTGTTCCTTTTATTGAAGATAAAGGGAATAATGTTTCAGAAGAAAACAATAGAACGCCTGGCGTTCTACCTGAGAACACAATAACTGTTAATAAAGAGTTTATGGAACAATTACTTCAAGAACAAATATTACTGAAAGAGAAAATCCAACAGCTCGAACGCTTAGAATTAATGAATGCCGAACGCTTAGAACGCATAGAGAACAGATATGATGAACGTGCTTCGTTACTGTTAACGCATATTAGAGAGATTCAAGAAACCAAACAACTTATTGTAGCATCACAAAATAAAGAAGAAAAAAAATGGTGGAATTTTTGGAAATGA
- a CDS encoding ParM/StbA family protein, protein MKLNYFVEDDNGNSEKKITINGEMMKFPNTYSYVYKDPVPQDKKIEELVHGLIRNMDVTVNSSALKGQVAQRIFVGERAIRSGADLQNLNIRSNRGKHKQDTTIMTTVSAIACRAVQDMFNKENSLEEGTNVEVNVLMVTALPASEWTKEKAKQLSDRFTNSSHHVTVTVGDVRIYVTLKFDKVIVVQEGTVALFALIEDGKGNYRDDDLFNEFKEMYNLKNITGEYFQEKRLLHIDIGDGTTEYVVTKGYDYDNDHSSGERHGIGHAIERAKKDFEDEWGFSVERQEFAGYLKEVHPKYYDDAKKFLARAKFNLADEVLDTAETKLQDLKYDVDVVCVYGGGSIQLKENLFEELKEICDSKKIKILWINPKNATEMNVKGMTVFSSIALQTEQVN, encoded by the coding sequence ATGAAATTAAATTATTTTGTAGAAGATGATAATGGGAATTCCGAAAAAAAGATTACGATTAATGGAGAAATGATGAAGTTTCCAAACACGTATAGTTATGTGTATAAAGATCCTGTTCCACAAGATAAAAAAATTGAAGAATTAGTGCATGGCTTAATTCGTAATATGGATGTGACTGTGAATTCTTCAGCACTAAAAGGTCAAGTAGCTCAAAGAATCTTTGTTGGTGAACGTGCGATTCGATCAGGCGCAGATCTTCAAAACCTTAACATTAGATCAAATCGCGGAAAGCATAAACAAGACACTACAATTATGACAACCGTTAGTGCAATTGCTTGTCGTGCAGTTCAAGATATGTTTAATAAAGAGAACTCTTTAGAAGAAGGTACAAATGTAGAAGTGAATGTTTTAATGGTTACAGCTTTACCAGCCAGTGAATGGACGAAAGAAAAAGCAAAACAACTTTCTGACAGATTTACAAATAGTAGTCACCACGTAACTGTTACTGTTGGTGATGTGAGAATTTATGTAACTTTAAAATTTGATAAAGTCATTGTAGTACAAGAAGGAACTGTAGCCCTATTCGCACTAATTGAGGATGGTAAAGGAAACTATAGAGATGATGACTTATTTAATGAATTTAAGGAAATGTATAATTTGAAAAATATAACGGGAGAATACTTCCAAGAAAAACGTCTTCTACATATTGATATTGGAGATGGTACTACAGAATATGTGGTTACAAAAGGTTACGATTATGATAATGATCATTCTTCAGGTGAAAGACATGGTATAGGTCATGCGATTGAGCGTGCTAAGAAAGATTTCGAGGATGAATGGGGTTTCTCTGTAGAAAGACAAGAGTTTGCGGGATACCTAAAAGAAGTACATCCGAAATATTATGATGATGCAAAAAAATTCTTAGCAAGAGCAAAATTTAACTTAGCTGATGAAGTATTAGATACTGCGGAAACTAAATTGCAAGATTTGAAATATGATGTAGATGTTGTTTGTGTTTACGGTGGTGGAAGTATTCAGTTAAAAGAGAATCTTTTTGAAGAACTAAAAGAAATTTGTGATTCCAAAAAGATTAAAATATTATGGATCAACCCTAAAAATGCTACAGAAATGAATGTAAAAGGTATGACAGTATTTAGTTCGATTGCACTTCAAACAGAACAAGTAAATTAG
- a CDS encoding thioester domain-containing protein: MLKRSYQMLLIAMSMLLVVLNFVFPLTKASAEVINRERYEIKWSYSPMYGKELRTELLKNTNGQIAYCLTYGKLSPNGNDLPEMGRTDNIVYRVLLNGYPQKSPEELGVSNWKEAHYATQISVWAALGQIDINEVQHKNANVAKAVKAIIAGADASQETQELYMNVTPTDNQEAKLNNEYFETTLYQVESNAKNGVFTVQLSNAPNGTKVVSTNGEEKQQFNLGEQFRILVPKSSPSGTFSLKVSSNLSKLHAVAYKGNDKIQDATVLLERTEEKVSTDLQVHWKSLGGLKVVKIGEQKEVLQGAVFEVFNHANEKVGKITTNEEGTASLSGLEAGKYALKEVKAPTGYVLNDKPQILEVKTGEVATITVANAKVKGNIEITKLSDSGKTLPKVEFTVYTADGKEITKTITNEQGIAQVKDLPYGQYYFVETKGVEGYLLNKTKYPFKIKEQGELLKFTVENKEVKGNVQLLKVDEENPDKKLEGATFILQDSKGKKISEHKTDKNGMIQVNNLPFGSYQFVEKQAPKGYVLSKDPIPFNISENSKTITLTAKNKPIKGTLIITKVDVADGNNKLPGAEFAIYDKQGTEVVKGKTNEKGIATFEKLPAGEYTYRETLAPEGFLINEETFSFKIKEDGEIIKHTVKDQKQPTLPTPETPHQPDQPETPEQPKVTEKPVTPQPETPQQIVKKPQLDKTPEKSETRLPTTGGKAENPYIKWIGIACIALGAIGAVFAVRNRKKAQ; encoded by the coding sequence ATGTTGAAACGATCGTATCAAATGTTACTCATTGCTATGAGTATGCTTCTAGTTGTTCTGAATTTTGTATTTCCACTGACCAAAGCAAGTGCTGAAGTCATCAATCGTGAGAGATATGAAATAAAATGGAGTTATAGCCCCATGTACGGGAAAGAACTACGGACAGAATTACTGAAGAATACAAATGGTCAAATTGCGTATTGCTTAACGTATGGAAAACTCAGTCCAAATGGCAATGACCTTCCAGAGATGGGGCGCACAGATAATATTGTGTACCGGGTACTTCTAAATGGATACCCACAAAAGAGTCCGGAAGAACTGGGTGTTTCAAACTGGAAAGAGGCGCACTATGCAACACAGATCTCTGTCTGGGCGGCATTAGGGCAAATTGACATTAATGAAGTTCAACATAAGAATGCGAATGTTGCCAAAGCTGTAAAAGCAATTATTGCTGGGGCAGATGCGAGTCAGGAAACACAAGAACTGTACATGAATGTAACACCAACAGACAATCAAGAAGCGAAATTAAACAATGAGTACTTTGAGACGACATTGTATCAAGTAGAAAGTAATGCAAAGAACGGTGTATTTACAGTCCAACTATCAAATGCACCAAATGGAACAAAAGTTGTTTCAACAAACGGAGAAGAGAAACAACAGTTCAACCTAGGAGAACAATTCCGTATCCTTGTACCGAAATCCTCTCCAAGTGGTACTTTTTCCTTAAAAGTATCTTCTAACCTTTCTAAGTTACATGCAGTAGCCTATAAGGGAAATGACAAAATACAGGATGCTACGGTTTTATTAGAAAGAACTGAGGAAAAAGTAAGCACAGATCTACAGGTACACTGGAAATCCCTTGGTGGATTAAAGGTTGTAAAAATAGGAGAGCAAAAAGAAGTGTTACAAGGTGCTGTATTTGAAGTATTCAACCATGCAAACGAAAAAGTAGGCAAGATTACTACCAATGAGGAGGGGACAGCGAGCCTTTCTGGTTTAGAAGCTGGGAAGTATGCTTTAAAAGAAGTAAAAGCTCCTACTGGCTATGTATTAAACGACAAACCTCAAATACTTGAAGTGAAGACTGGTGAAGTTGCAACAATCACTGTAGCGAACGCTAAAGTGAAAGGAAACATCGAGATTACAAAGCTAAGTGACAGCGGAAAAACTCTTCCAAAAGTAGAGTTCACTGTATATACAGCGGATGGAAAAGAAATTACTAAGACCATTACAAATGAGCAAGGGATTGCTCAAGTAAAGGATCTTCCATATGGGCAGTACTATTTTGTTGAGACGAAAGGTGTAGAGGGATACCTTCTTAATAAAACGAAATATCCATTCAAAATTAAAGAACAAGGGGAACTACTCAAATTTACAGTGGAAAACAAAGAAGTAAAAGGAAATGTGCAACTTCTTAAGGTAGATGAAGAGAATCCTGATAAGAAGCTAGAAGGAGCAACTTTCATCCTTCAGGATAGTAAAGGTAAGAAAATCAGCGAACATAAAACAGATAAAAATGGAATGATCCAAGTAAACAATTTACCGTTTGGATCTTATCAGTTTGTAGAAAAGCAAGCGCCAAAAGGATATGTTCTATCAAAAGACCCAATCCCTTTCAATATTTCAGAGAATAGCAAAACTATCACATTAACGGCTAAAAATAAACCAATTAAAGGTACTCTTATCATTACGAAGGTGGACGTGGCAGATGGGAATAATAAACTTCCAGGCGCAGAGTTCGCAATCTACGATAAGCAAGGAACGGAAGTCGTGAAAGGTAAGACAAATGAAAAGGGAATTGCGACATTTGAGAAGCTTCCAGCCGGGGAGTACACATACCGGGAAACCCTTGCGCCAGAAGGATTTCTGATTAACGAAGAAACCTTCTCTTTTAAAATTAAAGAAGATGGTGAAATTATTAAACACACGGTGAAGGATCAGAAACAGCCGACACTACCAACACCAGAGACACCACATCAACCGGACCAACCAGAGACACCAGAACAACCAAAAGTAACAGAAAAGCCTGTTACTCCACAACCAGAGACACCACAACAAATTGTTAAAAAACCACAACTAGACAAAACACCAGAGAAATCAGAAACACGACTTCCAACAACAGGCGGTAAAGCTGAAAATCCATACATAAAGTGGATTGGGATTGCATGTATCGCACTTGGTGCAATCGGAGCTGTATTTGCAGTAAGGAATCGTAAAAAAGCGCAATAG
- a CDS encoding TRAG family protein, with translation MHCKGDWLSEDLMQAISIAQTVIKPKERYDFWIESATKLLAGSILYLDQKHKNLYYLDVKKVIEFTRKIYESEANLVEVVRSLENEHPAYPIFYELGLYSKETRDATIITLLYILEKHQREKHGEEKEYFWFQY, from the coding sequence ATGCATTGCAAGGGTGATTGGCTTTCCGAAGATCTCATGCAAGCAATTTCAATCGCACAAACGGTGATCAAACCAAAAGAACGATATGATTTTTGGATTGAATCCGCTACAAAGTTGTTGGCAGGTAGTATTTTGTATTTAGATCAAAAACATAAAAACTTGTATTACCTAGATGTAAAAAAAGTAATTGAGTTTACGAGAAAAATATATGAAAGTGAAGCAAACTTGGTAGAAGTAGTAAGGTCGCTAGAAAATGAGCATCCAGCGTATCCAATATTTTACGAACTAGGTTTATATTCAAAAGAGACAAGGGATGCGACAATTATTACACTGTTATACATTCTTGAAAAACATCAACGTGAAAAGCATGGAGAAGAAAAAGAGTATTTTTGGTTTCAATATTGA
- a CDS encoding TraM recognition domain-containing protein, producing the protein MLGVIQKCSGLLQAVGIFDRGEKGVDVTKASQEAYRTVIGGVRKAKQKFIFIFDPTDQVYEDTHQQKLAQGYHIVKHNLLSDTVFLDYENNQKVIMYVSIDTVTSTYEDRGEALSHFLHFLTEKKKIRPIHLVFYQFDLYPIPHIEQFLKESATYNIRTSIVVESHSVLQRIYGKHGAKRIATSCQTTVLA; encoded by the coding sequence ATGCTAGGAGTGATTCAAAAGTGCTCGGGGCTTCTACAGGCGGTTGGAATTTTTGATCGAGGAGAAAAGGGTGTGGATGTGACAAAAGCTTCTCAAGAAGCTTATAGGACAGTGATTGGGGGTGTCAGAAAAGCCAAACAAAAGTTTATCTTTATTTTCGATCCAACGGATCAAGTTTATGAAGATACACATCAACAGAAGCTAGCGCAAGGATATCACATTGTAAAGCACAATTTGTTAAGTGATACAGTGTTCTTAGATTATGAAAATAATCAAAAAGTGATTATGTATGTCAGTATAGATACAGTTACTAGTACGTATGAAGATAGAGGTGAGGCATTATCTCATTTTCTCCACTTTCTAACTGAAAAGAAGAAAATTCGACCGATTCATCTCGTTTTCTATCAATTTGATCTTTATCCTATCCCTCATATAGAGCAGTTTTTAAAAGAAAGTGCTACCTATAATATTCGAACTTCCATCGTAGTAGAATCTCATTCCGTTTTACAGCGTATATACGGAAAACATGGGGCAAAACGAATTGCTACATCGTGTCAGACAACAGTCCTAGCATAG
- a CDS encoding helix-turn-helix domain-containing protein, protein MTLSCERLAQNYSLESLSQVLNISPQVLHSIEKGKAGLNAERAEKIAYFFNKPIEYFFVPTYYRVRK, encoded by the coding sequence ATGACTTTATCATGTGAGAGATTGGCTCAGAATTATTCTTTAGAGTCCCTGTCTCAGGTTTTAAATATTAGTCCTCAAGTACTTCACTCTATAGAGAAAGGCAAGGCAGGACTTAATGCAGAACGAGCGGAAAAAATTGCTTATTTTTTTAACAAACCTATTGAATATTTTTTTGTACCAACGTATTACAGAGTTCGTAAATAA